The following DNA comes from Rosa rugosa chromosome 5, drRosRugo1.1, whole genome shotgun sequence.
TCTTAGTGATGCTCTGAAAGTTAATTAGTTAGGTATGTTCCTCTAAACCATTATTTTTTAGGTTTATAGTATTTTTTGAGACCACAATATTTTCCTTGATTTGTAAGTCAAATCATCCAATAAAAAAGAATCTCATACCTCCAAATATGATATGAATAAAATAGAAATTAATTGATAAAGTTTTGGTCAAAGAAGGTAGACAAAATCTGCTACTTGGATGCAATGTAGTGATATTCAACCGCACTTGAATGTCAAGATTATGAATGTTATTTGGAAATTAAATATCCCTCCCAAGGCAAAAATCTTTGCTTGGCTGCTTGTGAGGGGTAGATTGAAAACTAAAGTAAGAATTGCTCGTTTTAATAACAGCTTTGATACCAACTGTGATCTTTGCCATGTCGGTTTGGAAGATATTAACCATTTATTTTGCTCTTGCCCCTTTACCGCAAGAGTTTGGAATTTGTTTAGACTCATTGCCGATCCTATTCTTCCTTGCAATTTTAACAATATCTCTGATTGGTTTCATCAGATTTTTAACATTTCAAAAAATCTCACCTCTATTGAGAATGCTATTGTGCTTTGTTGGAAAATCTGGCAAGCCAAAAATAATCTCATCTTCAGGAACATATCTGCTAACCCGAACATGGTGGTGCATGCTGCAGCTGCAGTTGGGAATTCCTATAGAGCTCACAATCCTTCCCACATGAAGAGCTTTGTTAACAACTATAGACTGATCAGGTGGCTTCCTCCCTCGGAGAACAAATTCAAACTCAATTTTGATGGCTATGTGAAGCATGACAGGATGGCTGCAGCTGGTTTTGTCATTAGAAACCATGCTGACTGGAACTAGGAAGATTGGCTCCACTACTATTCTTGTGGAGGAGTGTAGCGCGCTCAAAGATGGTCTCCTCCATGCACTGCATCTCAACTGCTCTAAGATTCTAGTGGAGGGTGATTCAAAGCTGGTGATCGACTGTGAAAATACCAAACAAAACAATATTGTACTATAATCAATAGAATTGCTTTAACAATGAAATCACTATATCAAGGAGGACACAGAaattgctaacgcagtgtaaacctctccactgaggaaacttcactgtgtggcttttaacgtagccaacacgaaaaatcaatccaatatgaatcaaatgaGTTTATagtatacaagtagtgttgtttctaacaaacacattcacttagcaacaaatgctaacttgattTATAACTGATCTAACTTTTACTTAATCATTACTCTATCAACAAGAGCCAATCAACCAATCTTCCTTGATCTCAAcgtctcactgatcttgagaatgaATTATGAATGTGAGAGATTATGCAATAGAATACATGAAATAAGCAGAGAGAGTTTTCAGAAACTGATTTGAACAAAAACGAGCAGTTCAAGAGAGGACAaatttttgcatgaaaaaccCCTACACCTAACttcagtttcaaaaccttttataaggGAGGAAAACTCCcactcaatcaaatcttttcttaattatcaaataagataaatatggaAAGATGTTAAAACTGAAATCAACACTTCCTATTTATCTGCCATGCATGTCAAAAAATCTTTTATGCAAATGTGTATACCAAATCAATTTGATcgacatgcatatcaatttaaatCATCTGGCATGATATGAAATGAATACCACTTatactcaagatcagtgagagtGATCCTCATTGATTTCCTCTTGATGATCCGATCTTGCAGTCttctttgattttctttaaGCCTCCGAACAGGTAGGAGAAATACTCTCCTAGTGTTTTGCATCTTCTGATTTCCTTGTGACTTTTGGGAAAGTCATGTGTTGAATAGGGATAGTCCAATGTACTTACAGACTGTGTTAACAAGATTAGTGACCCTCCTTGGAAAATTCGTTCCCTTGTTCGTGACATCCAAGGCATCTCTAGTATGTTTGAGGAAATCCCTTTCTATCATATTCCTCGTGAAGCAAATTTTGTGGCGGACGCAATTGCCTCCCTTGGACATCAATCTTCGGATGCAATTATATGGCGAGACAAACTTCCTCTTTCAGCTTGCTCAGCTTTTAATTTAGACCAATTTAGTTTTGGTGTTGTTAGAGGCTTTgtgttgtaattttctttttctcttaaaaaaaaaaacttagctACTTATCCTTAAATTGGCATAGTGTTTGGCACTTTGGCATAAACAATTTTCCAATCTTATCCTGCAAGCGACACAGGCACAAAGTTGTTAATTTGTAATGGTTTCTTCACATATGGCAACTTTACTACCATAGATAGAAAAGGTTCTAACGTTGATCATTAAGTGCGGGAGTAAATAACCTAAAATATGCTAGTGTTTAAGAACGATAAAAAAATCCATCCCTTAGTTCATGTTTGGGACATCTGCATGAAATGACAAGAGTGAACAATTTAGTATGAGAATACCACGTACTGTTCTTCAATTCCATATTTGTCAACATTCCACAGCTAAATCACCAATCTATTTTATAGATCATATATGCAAATGAAGAAAAAGTGAATGCATTAATTTAACAATGATAGGATATAAGGGAGTGGTGTCTCAAAGTCTCAAACACAATTTTTATAGAATAAAGAAAAAGCTCCAAGAATTTCTttatgtgaaaaaaaaatatctcaaaaaataaaaaagaggagGATTgttcaaagagagaaaaaagcaTAGAGGAGGATAAGAATTGGGCTTTGTTGTCACATGGCAAACCAGCTGTTGGAAGTGGAACATAAGATATCATTTtgacccaaaaaacaaaaacataagaTATATCCATCAGCCCTTGTATTTTCCATATTTTTAAAGTGACAGCTATAAGTTTGATAGGTACCCCATTTTTaggttttctctctctcttttctctctcaggtcttctctctcctctctcctctctcctctctcctctgtctatctcataagtttctctctctttctctctcacaggtttctctctcctctctcctctctcctctctcctctctctctctccagaagggCAAAACCCTAAAGAGCCGTTTACACCCACCCAAGtaagttttctctctcctctctcttcctctcactctctctctctctctctctctctttctctctctctcattctttctttctctttccaaAAATTTGAATATATGGGTCCTTGTACTTCTATTAACCTGCCATTTACATTCCTTTGcatatctatctatctatatatatatatatatatattcatatatatatatatatatatatatatatatatatatatttgatgcTTCCAAATTATCATGAATCTGTtaaattttttctctttatggTGCTCAGATCTCAGATCCCCATTTCTCTGAgtcagaaaaccctaatttctacTGTCTGCTTAGAAATTGAATACATTAGATCTAAATTGGGTCTGTTTGGTTTATGGGAAAATGTGGGAGATACACAGAGGTTTTGGATCCAGGAGTTCCCCAGATTTAGTTGAATTGGTTTAGGTTTTTATGTTTACACAGAAATAGATTTGCATGCTCATTTCAAATTGGGGCTGTATTGGATCTGATGCTTTATCTCTAATTTTATTGGAATATCCGATTTGATTTGATGGAGATGTTATTGTTTTATGATGGTAAATGGTATTGTTGTTCAAATTTGTGATTGAATTAGGCTGTGCTGTGTATCTGGTTTCTGTTGTTTTCGATTTTCGATGGCCTTTGGGGGTTATGTAATGGTGAATGTTATTGTTATTGATGAGCTTGCATTAATACGATGTCGTTTGTCTGCTCAATTTTTAGCTCCCCATGGATGATGATTCATTGAACATGCCCAATTGGGGATACTATGAGGCCTCTTTTAAAGGCCATCTTGGCCTGCAGCTTATGACAAGCATGGGTGAGCGTGACACGAAACCTTTTATACCTGGGCGTGATCCTCCGGTCATGGTTAGCGCCAATGGATATCATCCTCGGGATTGTGTTGTACAGGATGCTCCTGTTCCAATGAGCAACTATATGAGGGAGAGTTGGATTAACCAGAGGGATAAGTTTCTCACTATGATGCCGGCCAATCCTAATTATGGTGTTCTTCCGGAAACTTCAGTCGCTCAGCACTCCATGCAGATCTTACAGCCACCTCCTGATGCATCAAGGGATGAGAGGGTGAATAGAATGGAAGAGCCAGTTGTCCATAAGGAAGGTGGCCCTTCAAAGAAAAGGCAGAATGGTGGTGCCCCGAAAGCCCCAAAGGTGAAGAAGCCGAGGAAGCCAAAGGACAATAGCAACCCTGCGGTTCCACGTGTGAAGCCCGCAAAAAAGAGTTTGGATGTTGTCATAAACGGGATTACCATGGACATTTCAGGCATTCCAATTCCAGTTTGCTCATGTACTGGAGCTCCCCAACAGTGTTATCGATGGGGGTGTGGTGGTTGGCAATCCGCTTGTTGCACTACAAATGTGTCTATGTATCCTTTGCCAATGAGCACTAAACGGCGGGGTGCTAGGATAGCTGGAAGAAAAATGAGTCAGGGGGCTTTTAAAAAGGTATTGGAGAAGCTTGCAGCTGAAGGTTATAACTTTGCTAATCCAATTGATTTGAGGACTCACTGGGCAAGACATGGTACAAATAAGTTCGTCACAATCAGGTAGAGTTGCTCTGGTTGGTACCATTAGTTGAAATTCCATTGCATTTGTTCTGTTCCACCTGTATATATTTCTGTGGCATTTTGCAGAGATCTATCAGTTAATTGTAGTCCTTGAATTTCTGTCGTGACTGTATACCTGCTCTTAAAATTTCAAATTGTTCTTTTGTTTATGTTGTACTTTCGGCTATGTGATAAGGGCCAATTTTTCTGGCCCCAGGATTATGCAGATGAGTTGTCATTTATTGGATTGTTGTTGGATAATCTCCAATCTTTCAATATTTGTTGTTGGATACTCCTTTATGGATTCATTTTTCTTACTGCTGTGCGCTCCATTCATCTTTCTTGCTGTGATGATTGCCTATACCTGCATTGTTAGCATGTCCATTAGTTCTGTTGTAGCCAAAAGTATTAGGTGCATCTATGATGATTGCCTAAACTCTATGGATTGTTAGCTTTGTGTTTGGGTTTTGTAGTCAAAAGTTCTCTATGGATTGAATTCTGGCTGGGAACTACTAAGTTCCATCTCTTGTAGGTTGCCTGTACTTTATAAGAAAGACAAGCACCATCTGAGGCATTTAGTGTGAAGTTCATGCTTATCTGTTTTTGATATTGGTTCTCTGCCTTTCCACTTAATTGAGAACCTGAAAAATCTGTCTATAGGAGCTTGGCTGGAGAGGTACATTTGTGGGAGAGGAACTTGATATAAATTAGTAATGACGGAGAGGGGACTTGGGGATAGGGTTGTGATATAGGAATTGGAAAATATAGTCGTTGCTTTGTAACATTGACCAGTGTCTTAGCCTCTCAGGGAGAACTGAAAGTATGGATTTTTATCCCCAGTATGTATGATTTGTGAAAGACAGTTTAAAGTGGAAAAGAATGTATAGGATGAAGGACATATTGGATGGTGCTAGTAAGTAGAGTTTGGATGGTTTAAGGACGGTTTAGCGCAGTTGTTTGTTGATGTGTTTCTATACCAACAGAATGTTTAGCTTAATGCAAATTGTTTTTCTAATGATATGGAATCCAATACATACCATACCCTTTGTGTCCTTTTCAGTTGTATTTTTTCACTCTCCTAAAGGGCCAAAGGGCACTATTTATATTATCAATGTGCAGCTTAATTTGAACATTCACACCCTCTCATGAATTGCTGTCTAATCGGGGAAGTATGTGTTTAATGGTCTACTTCAGTTTCTAGAAATTATGCATTGGACTAgttaattaagaaaataaattgcCCTGTTGTTGTTGAGACAAGGAAGAGAGACATAGAATTGAGTTTTTATGAATGGAATGAATCGACATCTTTTACATGAATATTGGAGACCTCATTTGTTAATGAAATAAGTTTTTGATATGGTTTGGAATGCGACCCAATTGGCGTTGCTATATAGGATATtgttttagaaaattacatagtagcacatgactaaagatgtaaacacagaaaatCCACTTTCAAAACGATTTATATAAAGAATGACATGAGCCTAGGTCCAAAAGTCAAATGATGCAAGCCTGATGTCActaggcctcatcaacgggctgggccgggccgggccttactCCATTTTAAAATagtagcgggccgggccgggcgggactttattgtaaattgaaggatccaagcccatccatttaatgcgggcctcgcgggctttttcgggccgggctgagctaagccttgcgggctttttcgaggcgggctttgcgggctttatttacaaataaatctttaaagataatattttttataaacttatatttatatatcatacactccaaaaaGAAATCTCTATCAACTTaaataaaatgggaaaaccgaccgttggatgagattattataataaattatgagtgtggtaaaaaatttagccaatttcaccatatttttgaatccgatcgaattggtcaaccgtcgttattttatgttttcttggttgaccgatggcatgatgaccgcgaaacgtgcttattttttcacatcacgtctgtaaatat
Coding sequences within:
- the LOC133710242 gene encoding protein BASIC PENTACYSTEINE2-like, whose protein sequence is MDDDSLNMPNWGYYEASFKGHLGLQLMTSMGERDTKPFIPGRDPPVMVSANGYHPRDCVVQDAPVPMSNYMRESWINQRDKFLTMMPANPNYGVLPETSVAQHSMQILQPPPDASRDERVNRMEEPVVHKEGGPSKKRQNGGAPKAPKVKKPRKPKDNSNPAVPRVKPAKKSLDVVINGITMDISGIPIPVCSCTGAPQQCYRWGCGGWQSACCTTNVSMYPLPMSTKRRGARIAGRKMSQGAFKKVLEKLAAEGYNFANPIDLRTHWARHGTNKFVTIR